Part of the Helicobacter bilis genome is shown below.
AAATCGCATAAGAATATGTGGTAATCCAGCAGTCCCAAACATTAATGCTAAACCAAGAGAGATAGCAGATACTGGATCAGGTAGAAATGTCCCGGGCGACATTATGGCTTCACCTTTTGCATGATTTTGTATTGCCATTTCAAAATAATGTTGCAAGTTAAAGCCAGTAAGATACAAAACCATAATAGCCATAAAACTTGCACCGCCAAGCAATAAACATGCTTTAATGATTTGCACCCATGTTGTAGCGTGCATTCCCCCAAAGGTAACATAGCATATCATTAAGATTCCAACTAATATTACAGCCGTGCTATACGGCAGACCAAAAAGCACTTGTATAAGCCCACCAGCCCCTACCATTTGAGCGATTAAGTAGAACACGATAACGCTTAAAGCAGAGATTGCTGAGATTGTTCTCACCTTTTTAGATTCTAAACGATAGGCGATAATATCTGCAAAAGTGTATTCACCAAGATTTCTAAACTTTTCAGCGATTAGAAATAGCACAATAGGCCAACCAACTAAGAATCCAATAGAATAAATCAGTCCATCAAAGCCATTCACAAACACAAGTCCAACAATACCTAAAAAGCTTGCTGCACTCATATAATCACCAGCGATTGCGATGCCATTTTGCATACCGGTAATGTTACCACCAGCGGTATAGAAAGATTGTGCTGATTGTGATTTTTTACTTGAATAATAAGTAATGCCAAGCGTTGCTAATACAAACGCTACAAACATGCTGATAGCAATGTAGTTTATCGGGGCTTTCTCCACATTGCCTACATCAATACCTGCTGCTACACACTGCATAAATAAACCATAGCTAAATATGATTCCAAATAAAATGCCTTTTTTACTCATAACTTTCTCCTTATTAAAAGCTGCTTTGCTTTATAGAGCTAGATTCTGTATGTCTTTCATCGCTTTTATTGCGATTAGATTCTGTATTGAAACTTAGAATCTATTCTTGTCATATTGAGTGCGTAAGCACGAAATATCTTGTTGAGATTCTATGCTAGATATTTCGCTACGCTCAATATGACAATGTTATAGAATCTAAATTTTTCACTTACACTCTAAATTCTATGCTTATCTAAATGAGGCTAGATTCTAAAACTTTAGTATTTTGCTATCTTAAGCTATTAGAATCTAATCCTTTAGATTTCATTGCAATATAACAATCACTAAAATCTAAAATCTTGTAAAATGCACCCATAAAGGCGACAATCTAGAATCTAAAGCACAAAATCCAAACTCCATAACACAACTATTTCTCATTTTGCATTTCCTTAACCAAACCTACACGATCCATCTCTTCTAGCACTTCGGCTTGCTCTTTATCAAAATATTTATTCGCAAACAGCGTATAAATCCCTGTGCTTACAATCGATAACACAATAATAAACACACCTAAGATAATGCCTAAACTGATCGCACTAGGACCTAATCTGTATCCAAGAATTTCTGGGAAAAATCCAACACTAGCAATAAATGCGTAATAACAAACAAGAATAATCAAAGAAAGATAAAGCGAAAACTTATTGCGAAATGACACAAATTTATAGAATCTCGCTCTCACTTCCTCTTTTGAAGCGACTGCCTTACCCATGCTAACTCCTTATATCACAGAATATTTACTTTCACAACCAGATATGTAAGTAAATGTATTTATAATGTAACATAAAAAGCAAAAAAATTACAAAAATAATTGCTACATTACTTTTTTTATAATAAACACGGAATTATATTTTGCAATAAAAGGATTCTACAATGCCCTAAATCATAAAATTATGTTACTTTTTAACACATAATATTTCAAAAAACTATCTAAAAATGGCTATTTTTTGCAAAAATAAGGGATATGGGAGATATAGCTAAAAATGTAACTTTTTTACAATGTTAAAAGATACTATAAAAAAATAAAAGCTATATTATAGATAATCTTTAAATATAAAGGAATGTGTCGCACTACAACTTTTTTAAGGTGGCAATAAAGTTACATAGCCGCATGTATATTAAGCTCTTTAATCATTCTCTGCATTCGCAAGGTATCAATGCCATGTGCTAGACAGGCTTGTTCTATATTCTCCATTGCCGCTTTATTACAAGTAAGGCAATATAGACCATAACGCGCAAAGATTTTCTCACTAATCTCGCCCAATGTCTCTAAAACTTCTGCGATATTACTGCTTTCATTAATCATATTGCAAGTATTTTTCAGGCTATATATAGGTTTCTTTACATAATAAGGTGTTTGCAAGATTCTCCAAAATTCTGTGTGATAAATGTCTGGATTTCTGCTAAATTCACACCAATAGCCAATGGTTGCCTCGTCCCAAGATTCATTACTTTTACAAATATACATTAATATCTCACTTGGAATCTTCATAGTAAGATTTGGAGATTCTATAACTTCATCTTGTATTTGTAGCCATCCTTTTTCAACTATAAAGGAAAATGCTAAATCTAGCTTAGAATCTGGATATACACTCACACTTAAATCTTCACAAAATGTCATTTCTGGAATCTTATTAAGATTTACAAAATAATCTAACACAACTTTTTTATCAAATACATATTCATTCTTATTTGGATAATACTCTAAAAACTGCTTTTCATCAAAATCATCTTCAATGTATTTAGTAATTGTATCGGTATGATAGAGATTCTTATTTCTTTCATGCTGTATTAGCTTATTATCCCCTACATTAAAGGAATCTCCAGCAAGCATGGCAATAACTTCTGTATCCTCCTTATTGAATCTTTCTAATACATTATAAATAGTATTTTTTCGCACAATTTTCATATATTCAATATGCTTTGGGTGATTTAGAATAAAATGTGAAGCAAATGGGATAAAATACCTTGCTTTATAAAGTCTGCACACTTCTACCAACATATCAAGGGTAGCAACTCTACTTTTTTCATAAATATCAACCTTTTGTTCTCTATCTAAGTGTGTATAGGTCGCAGGATAGCCAGAAGCCCCGGGAGA
Proteins encoded:
- a CDS encoding cation acetate symporter, with product MQCVAAGIDVGNVEKAPINYIAISMFVAFVLATLGITYYSSKKSQSAQSFYTAGGNITGMQNGIAIAGDYMSAASFLGIVGLVFVNGFDGLIYSIGFLVGWPIVLFLIAEKFRNLGEYTFADIIAYRLESKKVRTISAISALSVIVFYLIAQMVGAGGLIQVLFGLPYSTAVILVGILMICYVTFGGMHATTWVQIIKACLLLGGASFMAIMVLYLTGFNLQHYFEMAIQNHAKGEAIMSPGTFLPDPVSAISLGLALMFGTAGLPHILMRFFTVKDAKEARKSVFFATGLIGYFYILTFLIGFGAIALLIGNPEFIVDGKFSVAANMEAVALSKVLGGNVLYGFISAVAFATILAVVAGLAISGASAISHDLFVNVIKDGKCDPKLEMRVTKASTIGLGVLAILLGIVFQGQNVAFTVGLAFAIAASVNFPIILLCIYWKNLTTNGVLYGGLIGLLSVLLLVLLSPSVWVDVLHFEEAIFPYKHPAIFSMPIAFLSIIIISRLDSSERSIIDKQGFKAQDFRAQTGIGISEAVAH
- a CDS encoding Rieske 2Fe-2S domain-containing protein — translated: MYIAHIDELDSGLNERVIEGHKFFIYKDGNDIKIYDSVCPHQGATLHCDNKDLVYCKVHNWRFDAKSGESHNIQNANLFTHKANIDKSGNIHIDNYVFDTKQQAITPPPPQTNKLANITINMHAHACLEFIYNNFSLVCDPWIDGYAFFGAWRHYPKPLIKAKDIKPNAIWISHEHSDHFHAQTLLSFDKKIPIYIPAFANTRLEKRLEDLGFLHIYSIPFGKRTKINDDFYITIYEPASLWNDAQALFEIGGFRILNINDAGINHRIHREIKSLDCICAAFSPGASGYPATYTHLDREQKVDIYEKSRVATLDMLVEVCRLYKARYFIPFASHFILNHPKHIEYMKIVRKNTIYNVLERFNKEDTEVIAMLAGDSFNVGDNKLIQHERNKNLYHTDTITKYIEDDFDEKQFLEYYPNKNEYVFDKKVVLDYFVNLNKIPEMTFCEDLSVSVYPDSKLDLAFSFIVEKGWLQIQDEVIESPNLTMKIPSEILMYICKSNESWDEATIGYWCEFSRNPDIYHTEFWRILQTPYYVKKPIYSLKNTCNMINESSNIAEVLETLGEISEKIFARYGLYCLTCNKAAMENIEQACLAHGIDTLRMQRMIKELNIHAAM
- a CDS encoding DUF485 domain-containing protein, translated to MGKAVASKEEVRARFYKFVSFRNKFSLYLSLIILVCYYAFIASVGFFPEILGYRLGPSAISLGIILGVFIIVLSIVSTGIYTLFANKYFDKEQAEVLEEMDRVGLVKEMQNEK